A region from the Arthrobacter gengyunqii genome encodes:
- a CDS encoding long-chain-fatty-acid--CoA ligase, giving the protein MTAAQEPLWVKNYQPGVPATIELPTESLTDMVEDAVARYGPKVALEFFGAETTYTELGDQINRAAEGLRKLGVRRGHRVAIVLPNCPQYLIAFYAVLRLGAVVVGHNPLYTERELRHQFENHGAQVAIIWDKAAEKIQDFPDDIAVKTVIAVDITKAMPRLKRIGLRLPLPSIRRTRAGLTTKTENTMSWEKLLSSAPIDSAHPRPSVRDLAALQYTSGTTGIPKGVMLTHFNLRSNALQGQAWMHGAQEGKEVIYGVLPMFHAFGLTLYLTFSVLTGSRLVLFPKFDVDLVLDAAKKSKPTVFCAVPPIYERTALESKKRGIDLSTIRFAISGAMTLPATTVKLWEEVSGGLLVEGYGLTESSPVALGNPFAETRRNGTIGVPFPSTEMRVVDPEQPSSEVPHGVPGELLIRGPQVFAGYWNNTEDTEQVLLDGGWLRTGDIVTVDDDGFVKVVDRRKELIITGGFNVSPTEVEEVLRSNQAIADVAVVGLPRPDGGEQVVAAVVLTEGAELDEAALRAWCRERLTPYKVPRRIVAIEELPKSLLGKVLRRQVRELLTDSK; this is encoded by the coding sequence ATGACCGCTGCCCAGGAACCACTGTGGGTCAAGAACTATCAGCCCGGCGTTCCGGCAACTATTGAGCTGCCCACCGAGTCACTGACGGACATGGTGGAGGACGCCGTCGCCCGCTACGGGCCGAAGGTGGCGCTCGAATTCTTCGGTGCCGAAACCACCTACACCGAGTTGGGCGACCAGATCAACCGGGCGGCCGAAGGACTCCGAAAGCTGGGCGTGCGCCGCGGACACCGCGTGGCAATTGTGCTTCCGAACTGCCCCCAGTACCTCATCGCGTTCTACGCCGTGCTGCGCCTGGGCGCCGTCGTCGTCGGGCACAACCCGCTGTACACCGAGCGCGAGCTGCGCCACCAGTTCGAAAACCACGGCGCGCAGGTGGCCATTATCTGGGACAAGGCCGCGGAGAAAATCCAGGACTTCCCCGACGACATCGCCGTGAAAACCGTCATCGCCGTGGACATCACCAAGGCGATGCCGCGGCTGAAGCGCATTGGCTTGCGGTTGCCGCTGCCCTCGATCCGCCGCACCAGGGCCGGCCTGACAACCAAGACCGAGAACACCATGTCCTGGGAAAAGCTGCTCAGCTCCGCTCCGATCGACAGTGCCCATCCCCGCCCGTCGGTGCGGGACCTGGCCGCCCTGCAGTACACCTCGGGCACCACGGGAATCCCCAAGGGCGTCATGCTCACCCACTTCAACCTGCGCTCCAACGCGCTGCAGGGGCAGGCCTGGATGCACGGTGCGCAGGAGGGCAAGGAAGTCATTTACGGCGTGCTGCCGATGTTCCATGCCTTCGGCCTGACCCTGTACCTGACCTTCTCCGTCCTGACCGGGTCACGGCTGGTGCTTTTCCCCAAGTTTGACGTGGATCTGGTGCTGGACGCCGCCAAGAAATCCAAGCCCACCGTCTTCTGCGCCGTCCCGCCGATCTATGAGAGGACGGCGCTGGAATCCAAGAAGAGGGGCATTGACCTCTCCACCATCCGCTTCGCCATTTCCGGCGCAATGACCCTGCCGGCCACCACCGTGAAGCTCTGGGAAGAGGTTTCCGGCGGTCTGCTGGTGGAGGGCTACGGCCTCACCGAATCTTCGCCGGTGGCCCTGGGCAATCCGTTCGCCGAAACCCGCCGCAACGGCACCATCGGTGTTCCGTTCCCCAGCACGGAAATGCGCGTTGTCGATCCGGAACAGCCCTCCTCCGAGGTGCCGCACGGCGTGCCGGGTGAACTGCTGATCCGCGGCCCGCAGGTCTTCGCGGGCTACTGGAACAACACCGAGGACACAGAACAGGTGCTGCTCGACGGCGGCTGGCTGCGGACCGGCGACATTGTCACCGTGGATGACGACGGTTTTGTGAAGGTGGTGGACCGCCGCAAGGAACTGATCATCACCGGCGGCTTCAACGTTTCTCCCACCGAGGTGGAGGAAGTACTGCGCAGCAACCAGGCCATCGCCGACGTCGCAGTGGTGGGCCTGCCCCGGCCCGACGGCGGCGAGCAGGTGGTCGCGGCCGTTGTCCTGACGGAGGGCGCGGAATTGGATGAAGCGGCCCTGCGGGCTTGGTGCCGCGAGCGGCTCACCCCCTACAAGGTTCCCCGCCGCATCGTGGCGATTGAAGAGCTGCCCAAGTCGCTGCTGGGCAAGGTCCTGCGCCGCCAGGTGCGCGAACTGCTGACGGACTCGAAGTAG
- a CDS encoding ATP-grasp domain-containing protein — protein MSSTGPKIYALHENPEWFPPFARAFEAEGLEVEEWLLTDGVLDLDSVPPEGIFWSRISASSHTRDHALSKDYARAVLSWLEAHGRRTVNGRRILELEMSKVDQLTALRAAGIDTPRTVAAVGRNSILAAAKEFPTPFIIKHNQGGKGLGVRKFESHGELADYVAGNDFEEPADGITLVQEFIAAAEPFITRVEIVGGEFIYAIRADTARGGFQLCPADACAIDPSTGKPIMPPGATIAPDEDTQLFSLLEDFDHPIIGKYLEFAKRNGLEICGIEFMETADGRILTYDVNTNTNYNAVVEAAAPRSAPKALARYLRGLGD, from the coding sequence ATGAGTTCGACCGGCCCCAAGATCTACGCCCTGCATGAGAACCCCGAATGGTTTCCGCCGTTCGCCCGCGCTTTCGAAGCCGAAGGGCTGGAAGTGGAGGAATGGCTGCTGACCGACGGCGTCCTGGATTTGGACTCGGTGCCGCCGGAGGGAATCTTCTGGTCCCGGATCAGCGCCTCATCCCACACCCGGGACCACGCGCTGTCCAAGGACTATGCCCGGGCGGTGTTGTCCTGGCTGGAAGCCCACGGCCGGCGGACCGTCAACGGACGCCGGATCCTGGAACTGGAAATGAGCAAGGTGGACCAGCTCACCGCCCTGCGCGCCGCCGGAATCGATACGCCGCGCACGGTGGCCGCCGTCGGCCGGAACTCCATTTTGGCTGCTGCCAAGGAATTTCCGACGCCCTTCATCATCAAGCACAACCAGGGCGGCAAGGGTTTGGGGGTCCGCAAATTCGAGTCCCACGGCGAGCTTGCCGACTATGTGGCGGGGAACGACTTCGAGGAGCCTGCTGACGGAATCACGCTCGTCCAAGAATTCATTGCCGCAGCCGAGCCGTTCATCACCCGCGTGGAGATTGTCGGCGGTGAGTTCATCTACGCCATCAGGGCAGACACCGCCCGCGGCGGATTCCAGCTCTGCCCCGCGGACGCCTGCGCCATTGACCCGTCCACCGGCAAGCCGATCATGCCGCCCGGCGCCACCATCGCCCCGGATGAAGACACCCAGCTCTTCAGCCTGCTGGAGGATTTCGACCATCCGATCATCGGCAAGTACCTTGAGTTCGCGAAGCGCAACGGCCTGGAGATCTGCGGAATCGAATTCATGGAAACGGCAGACGGCCGCATCCTCACCTACGACGTGAACACCAACACCAACTACAACGCCGTGGTCGAAGCCGCCGCTCCGCGCTCGGCGCCCAAAGCGCTCGCTCGGTATCTTAGGGGGCTTGGCGACTGA
- a CDS encoding AbgT family transporter yields MTSTPSASVKTRGSLPDRLLGGIERVGNKLPDPFMLFLILFLIVAVASTAMAWANVVVTVPGATEATVIKGFFTAEGLSWFTTTLGANYLGFPPLATVLPILLAVGVAEKSGLLSALIRKAFGSAPRWALPYAVGFVGVLGSIMSDAAFVVIPPLAALVFKAAGRHPVAGLLGGFAAAGAGYSTSMLVTSLDALFSGITTAVTETLPNPGSPVNPLSNYFFNFASSIVLILLAGFIIDKILEPRLRRQGVPTEETASEDDSVPGALPSGALPPSMSSTLTAVERRGVLWAAAAGAVVAAVILTGALLPDSPWRNEDGGYLPKSPLLSSIVFIVFIMFTVPGLVYGKITGTIASGKDVPRVMGASIKDMSGFLVLAFILGQFIALFNWSGIGNWLAVAGASGLESIGLTGYPAIIGFILLASLLNLFIISGSAMWTLMASVFVPMFALLGFEPAFIQGAFRVGDSATQILTPLNPYMIVLLTMLRKYEPQAGLGTVIARMLPFTVLFWLAWVGVLTVFFVFGLPMGPGNGIYIDG; encoded by the coding sequence ATGACCAGCACCCCCTCAGCCTCCGTCAAAACCCGCGGCAGTCTTCCCGACCGCCTTTTGGGCGGCATTGAACGCGTCGGCAACAAACTGCCGGATCCGTTCATGCTCTTCTTGATCCTTTTCCTCATCGTGGCTGTGGCTTCCACTGCCATGGCCTGGGCGAACGTAGTGGTGACCGTCCCCGGGGCAACCGAGGCAACGGTCATCAAGGGCTTCTTCACCGCGGAGGGACTGAGCTGGTTCACCACCACCCTGGGCGCGAATTATCTGGGCTTTCCTCCGCTGGCGACGGTGCTGCCGATCCTGCTGGCCGTGGGCGTGGCCGAGAAGTCCGGGCTGCTCTCGGCACTGATCCGCAAGGCCTTCGGCTCCGCACCCCGGTGGGCGCTCCCATACGCCGTTGGCTTCGTGGGGGTCCTCGGGTCGATCATGTCCGATGCCGCCTTCGTGGTCATACCCCCGCTGGCAGCGCTGGTCTTCAAGGCGGCGGGGCGTCATCCGGTGGCCGGGCTGCTGGGCGGTTTCGCTGCGGCCGGGGCCGGTTATTCCACCTCGATGCTGGTGACCAGCCTCGACGCTCTGTTCTCCGGAATTACGACGGCGGTCACCGAGACACTGCCGAATCCCGGTTCGCCGGTCAACCCGCTGTCGAACTACTTCTTCAACTTTGCGTCCTCGATCGTGCTCATCCTGCTGGCCGGGTTCATTATCGACAAGATCCTGGAACCCCGGCTGCGCCGGCAGGGTGTTCCCACCGAGGAAACTGCCTCCGAGGACGATTCCGTGCCGGGTGCGCTGCCCTCCGGTGCGCTGCCTCCCTCCATGTCGTCCACCCTCACCGCGGTTGAACGCCGGGGCGTGCTTTGGGCAGCCGCGGCCGGCGCCGTCGTCGCCGCCGTCATCCTCACGGGAGCTTTGCTGCCGGATTCGCCGTGGCGGAACGAGGACGGCGGTTACCTGCCCAAGTCTCCGCTGCTGAGCTCCATCGTCTTCATTGTTTTCATCATGTTCACCGTGCCCGGGCTGGTCTACGGAAAGATCACCGGCACCATCGCCTCCGGCAAGGATGTTCCCCGGGTCATGGGGGCCTCGATCAAGGACATGAGCGGCTTCCTGGTGCTGGCGTTCATCCTGGGCCAGTTCATTGCCCTGTTCAACTGGTCGGGAATCGGCAACTGGCTGGCCGTCGCCGGAGCTTCGGGCCTGGAATCCATCGGTCTGACCGGCTACCCGGCCATCATCGGCTTCATCCTCCTGGCGTCACTGCTGAACCTGTTCATCATTTCCGGTTCGGCCATGTGGACCCTGATGGCGTCGGTGTTCGTGCCGATGTTCGCCCTGCTCGGCTTCGAACCGGCCTTCATCCAGGGCGCCTTCCGGGTGGGGGACTCGGCCACGCAGATCCTGACCCCGCTGAACCCGTACATGATTGTGCTGCTGACCATGCTCCGCAAATATGAACCGCAGGCCGGGCTGGGGACGGTAATTGCACGGATGCTGCCCTTTACCGTGCTCTTCTGGCTCGCCTGGGTGGGTGTGCTGACCGTGTTCTTTGTCTTCGGCCTGCCCATGGGCCCCGGCAATGGAATATACATCGACGGCTAA
- a CDS encoding amidohydrolase: protein MTSAATPSPAYLNQLDAETGRRMETAQASVSPFAGASAELSAAVEAQVDALAADLNDVVHTLHGDPETAYEEHRSAAFLVDLLRRHGIKAELGAHGLPTAIRAEIGAAAAGEVAGADREPAIAILSEYDALPEVGHACGHNVIAATGAGAFIALAKTLEENPDAFPGRVVFLGTPAEEGHSGKEVMARNGAFDDVDAAIMVHPYAMDLAEQVWLGRRLLTVTFSGVAAHASAQPFMGRNALDAATLAYSAIGLLRQQLPPVDRVHAIITEGGQRPSVIPEKAVMKLYARSKYPETLKDLSARLEDVARGAALMTGTGVTIDWDEHPPSLPVRTNSALTGRWVHAQQRRGRSPLPAGVVSETIAASTDFGNVSYRIPGIHPLIGIAPADVALHTRAFADAAASPAAESGALDGAAGLALTALDYLCDPELRAAAAREFAAAGGPVDVARYFD from the coding sequence ATGACGAGCGCCGCAACCCCCAGTCCCGCTTACCTCAACCAGCTCGACGCCGAAACCGGGCGCCGCATGGAAACGGCGCAGGCTTCTGTGTCGCCTTTTGCCGGAGCTTCCGCCGAGCTTTCCGCGGCGGTTGAAGCGCAGGTGGATGCGCTGGCTGCGGACCTCAACGACGTTGTCCACACGCTGCACGGGGATCCGGAAACGGCCTATGAGGAGCACCGAAGCGCAGCGTTCCTCGTGGACCTGCTGCGCCGCCACGGCATCAAGGCGGAGCTTGGTGCCCACGGGCTGCCCACCGCCATCCGGGCCGAAATCGGCGCAGCCGCCGCGGGCGAAGTTGCAGGAGCGGACCGCGAACCCGCCATCGCCATCCTCAGTGAATATGATGCCCTGCCCGAAGTGGGTCATGCCTGCGGGCACAACGTCATCGCGGCCACCGGAGCCGGAGCGTTCATTGCGCTGGCGAAAACGCTCGAGGAGAACCCTGACGCCTTCCCCGGCCGCGTCGTTTTTCTGGGCACACCGGCCGAAGAGGGACATTCCGGCAAGGAAGTCATGGCGCGCAACGGCGCCTTCGATGACGTGGATGCAGCGATCATGGTGCACCCCTATGCCATGGACCTGGCCGAGCAGGTCTGGCTGGGCCGACGGCTGCTGACCGTGACCTTCTCCGGCGTCGCCGCGCATGCCTCCGCCCAGCCGTTCATGGGCCGCAACGCCCTGGACGCCGCGACGCTGGCCTACAGCGCCATTGGCCTGCTCCGACAGCAGCTGCCGCCCGTGGACAGGGTCCACGCCATCATCACCGAGGGCGGGCAGCGACCGAGCGTGATCCCTGAGAAGGCCGTTATGAAACTCTATGCGCGTTCCAAGTATCCGGAAACGCTCAAGGACCTCAGCGCCAGGCTGGAAGATGTTGCCCGCGGCGCCGCCCTCATGACCGGCACCGGCGTCACCATCGACTGGGATGAACACCCGCCGTCGCTGCCCGTCCGCACGAACTCCGCGTTGACCGGGCGGTGGGTTCACGCACAGCAGCGACGCGGGCGCAGCCCCCTGCCCGCCGGCGTAGTTTCCGAAACCATCGCCGCCTCCACGGACTTCGGCAACGTCAGCTACCGGATCCCCGGCATCCATCCGCTGATTGGCATTGCGCCGGCGGACGTTGCCCTGCATACCCGGGCTTTCGCCGATGCAGCAGCGTCACCCGCCGCCGAATCCGGGGCACTCGACGGCGCGGCGGGCCTGGCCCTGACCGCCCTGGACTACCTCTGCGACCCGGAACTGCGCGCCGCCGCCGCCCGGGAGTTCGCTGCCGCCGGCGGGCCCGTTGACGTTGCCCGCTACTTCGACTGA
- a CDS encoding SDR family NAD(P)-dependent oxidoreductase yields the protein MTPTALITGATSGIGAEFARQLANRGYNLVLTARNEERLKDSAALLAREYSVQTEYIAADLSEPDGVELVSRRLENPDIAMLVNNAGYGLKNSFERNELSAEMDHLNVLVAAPLQLSHTALNTMLSKMEEPRGHIINVASVAGFIPRGTYSAAKSWVITFSRWANINYGGRGVHVTALCPGFVHTEFHQRMDMDKTVYPGWMWLDAERVVREGLADAFAGKGISIPSKRYKVLAWFGARGPQALVARIAGRGR from the coding sequence ATGACTCCCACAGCTTTGATTACCGGCGCCACGTCCGGCATTGGTGCCGAATTTGCCCGTCAGCTCGCGAACCGCGGCTACAACCTGGTCCTCACCGCCCGGAACGAGGAACGGTTGAAGGACTCAGCGGCCCTCCTGGCCCGCGAATACTCCGTGCAGACCGAATACATTGCAGCGGACCTGTCCGAGCCCGACGGCGTCGAGTTGGTGAGCCGCCGGCTGGAGAACCCGGACATCGCCATGCTCGTGAACAACGCGGGCTACGGGTTGAAGAACAGCTTCGAACGCAATGAGCTGTCTGCCGAAATGGACCATTTGAATGTGCTGGTGGCCGCGCCGCTGCAGTTGAGCCACACCGCCCTGAACACAATGCTTTCGAAGATGGAAGAACCGCGGGGACACATCATCAACGTTGCCTCGGTGGCAGGGTTCATTCCCCGTGGCACCTACAGTGCCGCCAAGTCCTGGGTCATCACCTTCAGCCGCTGGGCGAACATCAACTACGGCGGGCGCGGCGTGCACGTCACGGCACTGTGTCCCGGGTTTGTGCACACGGAATTCCACCAGCGCATGGACATGGACAAGACCGTCTACCCGGGCTGGATGTGGCTCGATGCCGAGCGCGTGGTCCGCGAAGGACTTGCAGATGCCTTTGCCGGCAAGGGGATTTCCATTCCCAGCAAGCGGTACAAGGTCCTGGCGTGGTTCGGCGCCCGCGGTCCGCAGGCCCTTGTAGCGCGAATCGCCGGCCGCGGCCGGTAG
- a CDS encoding phosphoribosyltransferase produces the protein MAPFSRYRDRQDAGVQLGVALAPYLGAPNLVVLGLPRGGVPVAAEVAKLLHAPLDVVAVQKVGLPGQPELAAGALAWVAGTVTTVQNEAVLADWQSSLHSGTSSSDGPGSAEQAFEAAAAIAQLELIRRDKLYRMRRDPLNVSGRTVVVVDDGLATGATMRAALQGLGRQNPARLVAAAPVSCGPGAETAVALADDVVIPWQAIGLSSVGQAYENFDEITDADVQRLLNIP, from the coding sequence ATGGCACCATTTAGCCGATATCGGGACAGGCAGGACGCCGGAGTCCAGCTGGGCGTAGCGCTCGCTCCCTACCTCGGCGCGCCAAACCTGGTGGTGTTGGGACTGCCGCGCGGCGGCGTGCCCGTGGCTGCCGAAGTCGCCAAGCTGCTCCACGCGCCGCTGGATGTTGTCGCGGTGCAGAAAGTGGGTCTCCCCGGGCAGCCCGAGCTGGCCGCCGGAGCACTGGCATGGGTGGCCGGGACAGTCACCACCGTGCAAAACGAGGCCGTTCTTGCAGACTGGCAGAGCTCCCTGCATTCCGGCACCTCCTCCAGCGACGGTCCCGGCTCCGCGGAACAGGCCTTCGAAGCCGCCGCCGCCATCGCGCAGCTCGAGCTGATCCGCCGCGACAAGCTTTACCGCATGCGGCGGGACCCGTTGAATGTTTCCGGCCGCACCGTGGTGGTGGTGGACGATGGTCTGGCCACGGGCGCCACCATGCGTGCCGCGCTGCAGGGACTAGGCCGGCAGAACCCGGCCAGGCTCGTGGCGGCGGCTCCCGTGAGCTGCGGGCCGGGTGCGGAAACCGCGGTCGCGCTGGCGGACGACGTCGTCATCCCCTGGCAGGCCATTGGCCTGTCCTCCGTGGGACAGGCCTACGAGAACTTCGACGAGATTACCGACGCCGATGTCCAACGCCTCCTCAACATCCCGTAA
- a CDS encoding SGNH/GDSL hydrolase family protein → MNPASRDWSGASYVALGSSFASAPGLGTPVPGSPPEAGRTDVNYPHLLARQLQLSLTDATSSGATTADVLWRSQYGQAPQADALAADTDLVTVTIGGNDIGFAASLMAAGLPPLARLKHLPSLEMLMALAPAVLNRQLALLPAAMASVGQLIRRRSPNAVVLFVEYLTVLPVDPHIRVAGMKPAQAAACRALAVHLALATEAGANATGCSVVRVAKASADHYAGSADPWTVGAFVPTDGGPLPYHPNQAGHEAVARIIQDHLYRLTGTDSGQPG, encoded by the coding sequence ATGAATCCAGCATCCAGAGACTGGTCCGGGGCAAGCTACGTCGCCTTGGGCAGTTCCTTCGCATCAGCACCCGGGCTGGGCACCCCGGTACCCGGCAGCCCGCCGGAGGCTGGCCGCACCGACGTCAATTACCCTCACCTGCTGGCGCGCCAGCTGCAGCTTTCCCTCACTGATGCCACCAGCTCCGGAGCCACCACCGCGGACGTGCTGTGGCGCTCCCAGTACGGGCAGGCACCGCAGGCAGATGCCCTGGCGGCGGACACGGACCTGGTCACCGTCACCATCGGCGGCAATGACATTGGCTTCGCGGCGTCCCTGATGGCAGCAGGCCTGCCCCCGCTGGCCCGTCTCAAGCATCTGCCCTCACTCGAAATGCTCATGGCCCTTGCACCGGCTGTGCTCAACCGGCAGCTTGCACTGCTTCCTGCGGCCATGGCCTCCGTGGGTCAGCTGATCCGGCGGCGCTCCCCCAACGCCGTCGTCCTGTTCGTGGAATACCTGACCGTGCTGCCGGTGGACCCGCACATCCGGGTGGCCGGCATGAAACCGGCGCAGGCCGCCGCCTGCCGTGCGCTCGCCGTACATCTGGCGCTGGCCACGGAAGCCGGAGCCAACGCCACCGGATGTTCCGTGGTCCGGGTGGCCAAGGCAAGCGCGGACCACTACGCCGGTTCCGCCGACCCGTGGACGGTGGGCGCCTTCGTCCCCACCGACGGCGGGCCGCTGCCGTACCATCCGAACCAGGCCGGGCATGAAGCCGTTGCGAGAATCATCCAGGACCACCTCTACCGGCTCACCGGAACGGATTCCGGCCAGCCGGGATGA
- a CDS encoding DinB family protein — protein MTAQTPPDTRTEPPEAAGERETLTGFVDYFRATVVMKAAGLSDADGAKRLLPSLTTVSGLIKHLADVERYWFRTRLDGQTDVPTRWSAADPDGEFRVHDGDSLAELIEDYQAACRESREVLERYDLEDRCRGKSGDGDGDADGQNVRWVLVHMIEETGRHCGHLDILRELLDGSTGD, from the coding sequence ATGACTGCACAGACACCACCGGATACCCGCACGGAACCGCCCGAAGCTGCCGGTGAACGGGAGACGCTGACCGGTTTTGTGGATTACTTCCGGGCCACCGTGGTGATGAAGGCTGCCGGACTCAGCGATGCCGACGGTGCCAAGCGGCTGCTGCCCTCCCTCACCACGGTGTCCGGGCTCATCAAACATCTGGCCGACGTCGAGCGTTACTGGTTCCGCACCCGGCTCGACGGGCAGACGGACGTGCCCACGAGGTGGTCCGCCGCTGACCCGGACGGGGAATTCAGGGTTCACGATGGTGACAGCCTGGCGGAGCTGATCGAGGACTACCAAGCCGCCTGCCGCGAATCCCGCGAGGTGCTGGAACGCTATGACCTGGAGGACCGCTGCCGCGGCAAAAGCGGCGACGGGGACGGGGACGCCGACGGGCAGAACGTGCGGTGGGTCCTGGTGCACATGATTGAGGAAACCGGCCGGCACTGCGGCCACTTGGACATCCTGCGCGAACTGCTGGACGGATCCACCGGAGACTGA
- a CDS encoding HdeD family acid-resistance protein, which produces MSMSGSTFGFGGLSLEVSELTRKVVRGIRTGMVVTGVLSVVLGALVLFWPGATLDVIAVLFGLYFVVAGAVRVVTGLVTPLLGGLRVLNILIGLLLLIAGVAAIRNPLASLSVLALFIGIAWIVEGIMSLTEVESGGSRWYAIIYGIVSIIAGVVVLFLPVSSLAALVIFGGVALVVLGIVEVVRAFSFGRGMPLNY; this is translated from the coding sequence ATGTCCATGTCAGGAAGTACTTTTGGGTTCGGTGGGTTGAGCCTGGAGGTCAGCGAGCTCACCCGCAAGGTGGTCCGGGGCATCCGCACGGGCATGGTCGTCACCGGGGTCCTCTCAGTGGTGCTGGGTGCGCTGGTTCTGTTCTGGCCCGGAGCCACCCTGGACGTGATTGCCGTCCTGTTTGGCCTGTATTTCGTCGTCGCCGGGGCGGTCCGGGTGGTCACCGGGCTGGTGACTCCGCTGCTCGGCGGACTGCGCGTCCTGAACATCCTCATCGGCCTTCTGCTCTTGATCGCCGGAGTGGCAGCGATCCGTAATCCGCTGGCCTCCCTGTCCGTCCTCGCCCTGTTCATTGGAATCGCCTGGATTGTGGAGGGCATCATGTCCCTGACCGAGGTGGAGAGCGGCGGATCACGGTGGTACGCCATCATCTACGGGATCGTCAGCATTATTGCCGGCGTGGTGGTCCTGTTCCTCCCGGTGAGCTCCCTTGCAGCACTGGTGATTTTCGGCGGCGTTGCCCTGGTGGTGCTGGGCATCGTGGAAGTGGTGCGTGCCTTTTCCTTCGGCCGCGGCATGCCGCTCAACTACTAG
- a CDS encoding ammonium transporter has protein sequence MDSGNTAWLLASAALVCLMIPGIAFFYGGMVGSRRILNMMLMCFGGASLVAVLWVLYGYSAAFGNSLTGAGLLGNPLEFFGLSQLLVEDPDSSIPVALFAAFQLMFACVTTALVAGAAAGRMKFGAWMLFAGLWATLVYFPVAHWVFAFSSEDGSVTGGWIANQLGAIDFAGGTAVHMNAGVAALALALVLGRSKGWPHAHGKPHSRPLVLLGAGLLWVGWYGFNAGSALSAGHSAAVVFLNTAVAAAAGLLGWMLMDRLRLGTSSSLGAASGLISALVAITPACGAVSPLGALAIGLIAGLVCSLAIEWKYRLGYDDSLDVVGVHAVGGLLGTLLIGLFATDAAPNGVSGLFYGGGLELLGIQALASAAVLVYSFLVTWVIAKVLAMTIGLRIPEESELQGIDMAAHAESAYLNDEEPVELGARP, from the coding sequence ATGGACTCTGGAAACACCGCCTGGCTGCTCGCCAGCGCCGCCCTGGTTTGTCTAATGATCCCCGGCATCGCCTTCTTCTACGGAGGAATGGTGGGCTCACGCCGAATCCTGAACATGATGCTGATGTGCTTCGGCGGGGCCAGCCTTGTCGCAGTCCTCTGGGTGCTTTACGGCTATTCCGCAGCGTTCGGCAACTCCCTCACGGGAGCCGGCCTGCTCGGAAATCCGCTGGAATTCTTCGGTCTTTCCCAACTGCTGGTCGAGGATCCCGACTCTTCGATCCCCGTGGCATTGTTTGCCGCCTTCCAGCTGATGTTTGCCTGCGTGACCACCGCGCTGGTGGCAGGCGCCGCCGCCGGCCGGATGAAGTTCGGCGCGTGGATGCTGTTCGCAGGGCTCTGGGCCACCCTGGTCTATTTCCCCGTGGCGCACTGGGTGTTCGCCTTCAGCAGTGAGGACGGATCCGTAACCGGCGGCTGGATTGCTAACCAGCTCGGTGCCATCGACTTCGCCGGCGGCACCGCCGTCCACATGAACGCCGGCGTCGCAGCCCTGGCCCTGGCTCTGGTCCTGGGCCGGAGCAAGGGCTGGCCGCATGCCCACGGCAAACCGCACAGCCGACCCCTGGTGCTCCTCGGTGCCGGACTGCTGTGGGTGGGGTGGTACGGATTCAACGCCGGTTCGGCGCTGAGCGCCGGGCATTCCGCCGCCGTCGTCTTCCTGAACACCGCGGTGGCAGCCGCCGCCGGTCTGCTCGGTTGGATGCTGATGGACCGGCTGCGGCTGGGCACCTCGTCCTCCCTCGGTGCCGCCTCGGGTTTGATTTCCGCCTTGGTGGCCATCACCCCGGCATGCGGAGCCGTCAGCCCGCTGGGCGCCCTGGCCATCGGACTGATTGCCGGGCTCGTCTGCTCCCTGGCCATTGAATGGAAGTACCGGCTCGGCTATGACGACTCCCTCGACGTCGTCGGCGTCCATGCCGTGGGCGGCCTGCTCGGCACCCTGCTGATCGGCCTTTTCGCCACCGACGCAGCTCCCAACGGTGTCAGCGGCCTGTTCTACGGCGGCGGGCTCGAACTGCTGGGCATCCAGGCACTGGCCTCCGCTGCGGTGCTCGTCTACTCCTTCCTGGTCACCTGGGTCATCGCCAAGGTCCTGGCGATGACCATCGGCCTGCGCATTCCGGAGGAAAGCGAACTGCAGGGCATCGATATGGCAGCCCATGCCGAATCTGCGTACCTGAACGACGAGGAGCCCGTGGAGCTGGGCGCCCGGCCGTAG